The Helicobacter pylori genome includes a window with the following:
- the fumC gene encoding class II fumarate hydratase: MQFRIEHDTMGEIQVDDSQYWGAQTQRSLENFKIGTEKMPKELIGAFAKLKRSLAVVNHKLGKLSPEKSQAIIKACDCILKGELCGEFPLAIWQTGSGTQTNMNLNEVIANKATEILGGNFREKKLIHPNDDVNMSQSSNDTFPTAMHIVSVLEITHKLLPSLENLLKTFKDKSQQFKEIVKIGRTHLQDATPLTLGQEFSGYASMLEHSKQQILESLEHLRELAIGGTAVGTGLNAHKELSEKVAEELSQFSGVKFISAPNKFHALTSHDAIAYAHGAFKALAANLMKIANDIRWLASGPRCGLGELNIPENEPGSSIMPGKVNPTQCEAMTMVAVQVMGNDTAIGIAASQGNFELNVFKPVIIYNFLQSLRLLSDSMESFNIHCASGIEPNREKIDYYLHHSLMLVTALNPHVGYENAAKIAKNAHKKGISLKESALELKLLSAEDFDKFVVPEKMIGSKA, from the coding sequence ATGCAATTTAGAATTGAACATGACACGATGGGCGAAATTCAAGTGGATGATAGCCAATACTGGGGGGCTCAAACGCAACGCAGTCTTGAAAACTTTAAAATCGGCACCGAAAAAATGCCTAAAGAACTCATTGGCGCGTTTGCTAAACTCAAAAGGAGTCTGGCGGTTGTCAACCACAAATTAGGGAAATTAAGCCCAGAAAAATCACAAGCCATTATCAAGGCGTGCGATTGCATTTTAAAAGGCGAGCTGTGCGGCGAATTCCCGTTAGCGATATGGCAAACAGGGAGCGGGACTCAAACGAATATGAATCTCAATGAAGTCATTGCCAATAAGGCTACAGAAATTTTAGGGGGTAATTTCAGGGAGAAAAAACTCATCCACCCTAACGATGATGTGAACATGTCTCAAAGCTCCAACGACACTTTCCCCACCGCAATGCACATTGTGAGCGTGCTAGAAATCACGCATAAGTTACTGCCCAGTTTAGAGAATCTGTTAAAAACCTTTAAAGACAAAAGCCAGCAATTTAAAGAGATTGTCAAAATCGGGCGCACGCATTTACAAGACGCTACGCCTTTAACTTTGGGGCAAGAATTTAGCGGGTATGCGAGCATGTTAGAGCATTCTAAACAACAAATTTTAGAGAGTTTGGAGCATTTAAGGGAATTAGCCATAGGTGGGACTGCCGTAGGCACAGGGCTAAACGCTCATAAAGAATTGAGTGAAAAAGTGGCTGAAGAATTGAGCCAGTTTAGCGGCGTGAAATTCATTTCTGCGCCCAATAAATTCCATGCGCTCACTAGCCATGACGCTATCGCTTATGCGCATGGGGCTTTTAAGGCTTTAGCGGCGAATCTAATGAAAATCGCTAACGATATTAGATGGCTTGCGAGCGGGCCGCGCTGTGGTTTGGGCGAGCTTAATATCCCTGAAAACGAGCCGGGCAGCTCCATTATGCCCGGTAAAGTCAATCCCACGCAATGCGAAGCGATGACAATGGTGGCCGTGCAAGTGATGGGGAATGATACCGCTATTGGCATTGCGGCCAGTCAGGGTAATTTTGAACTGAATGTGTTTAAACCGGTGATTATTTATAATTTCTTGCAAAGTTTAAGGCTGTTGAGCGATAGCATGGAAAGTTTTAACATCCATTGCGCGAGCGGTATTGAGCCTAATAGAGAAAAAATTGATTATTATTTGCACCATTCTTTAATGCTAGTAACCGCTCTAAACCCGCATGTAGGCTATGAAAACGCCGCTAAAATCGCTAAAAACGCCCACAAAAAAGGCATTTCTTTAAAAGAAAGCGCGCTGGAATTGAAACTCCTAAGCGCTGAAGATTTTGACAAATTCGTGGTGCCTGAAAAGATGATCGGGTCTAAGGCGTGA
- a CDS encoding ribonuclease HII: protein MILGIDEAGRGCLAGSLFVAGVVCSEKTALEFLKMGLKDSKKLSPKKRFFLEDKIKSHGEVGFFVVKKSANEIDSLGLGACLKLAVQEILENACSLANGIKIDGNTAFGLNKHYPNIQTIIKGDEKIAQIAMASVLAKAFKDKEMRQLHALFKGYGWDKNCGYGTKQHIEAIVKLGATPFHRHSFTLKNRILNPKLLDVE, encoded by the coding sequence ATGATTTTAGGCATTGATGAAGCGGGTAGGGGGTGTTTGGCCGGTTCGCTTTTTGTGGCGGGAGTGGTGTGCAGTGAAAAAACAGCCTTAGAATTTCTAAAAATGGGGCTTAAGGATAGCAAGAAGCTCAGCCCCAAAAAGCGCTTTTTCTTAGAAGACAAAATCAAATCGCATGGTGAGGTGGGGTTTTTTGTGGTTAAAAAAAGCGCGAATGAAATTGATAGCTTGGGCTTAGGGGCGTGTTTGAAGCTCGCTGTGCAAGAAATTTTAGAAAATGCTTGCTCTTTAGCCAATGGGATAAAAATAGACGGCAACACGGCGTTTGGCTTGAACAAACACTACCCCAATATACAAACCATCATCAAGGGCGATGAAAAGATCGCTCAAATCGCTATGGCGTCTGTTTTAGCGAAAGCCTTTAAGGACAAAGAAATGCGGCAATTGCACGCTTTGTTTAAGGGATACGGCTGGGATAAGAATTGCGGGTATGGGACTAAACAACATATAGAAGCGATTGTTAAGCTAGGGGCTACGCCTTTTCATCGGCATAGCTTCACGCTTAAAAACCGCATCTTAAACCCCAAACTCTTAGATGTGGAATAA
- the crdB gene encoding copper resistance outer membrane protein CrdB, protein MLSFISAFYKGGVLIRLIRAFLLLFSLGFAKDLEIQSFVAKYLSKNQKIQALQEQIDALNSQEKVVSKWDNPILYLGYNNANVSDFFRLDSTLMQNMSLGLSQKVDLNGKKLTQSQMINLEKQKKILELKKTKQQLVINLMISGIENYKNQQEIELLNTAIKNLENTLYQANHSSSPNLIAIAKLEILKSQLEIKKNNLEEALSSSHYSMGELTFKENELLSIAPKNFEFNHEQELYNISATNYDIAIARLDEEKAQKDITLAKKSFLEDVNVTGVYYFRSKQYYNYDMFSVALSIPLPLYGKQAKLVEQKKKESLVFKSEVENTKNKTRHLALKLLKKLETLQKNLESINKIIKQNEKIAQIYALDLKSNGDYNAYYNAFNDKITTQITQLETLSALNSAYLSLQNLKGLE, encoded by the coding sequence ATGCTGTCTTTTATAAGCGCGTTTTATAAGGGGGGCGTTTTGATACGCCTTATAAGAGCTTTTTTACTGCTTTTTAGTTTGGGTTTTGCTAAAGATTTAGAAATCCAATCTTTTGTGGCTAAATACCTTTCTAAAAATCAAAAAATACAAGCCTTACAAGAGCAAATTGACGCTTTAAATTCTCAAGAAAAAGTCGTTAGCAAGTGGGATAACCCTATCTTGTATTTAGGCTATAACAACGCTAATGTGAGCGATTTTTTCAGGCTGGATAGCACCTTGATGCAAAACATGAGTTTGGGTTTGTCTCAAAAAGTGGATTTAAATGGTAAAAAACTCACGCAATCTCAAATGATCAATCTAGAAAAACAAAAAAAGATATTAGAGCTTAAAAAAACCAAGCAGCAATTAGTGATCAATTTAATGATAAGCGGCATTGAAAACTATAAAAACCAACAAGAAATAGAGCTTTTAAACACAGCGATTAAAAATTTAGAAAACACCCTTTATCAAGCCAACCATTCCAGTTCGCCTAATTTAATAGCAATCGCTAAATTAGAAATTTTAAAATCGCAATTAGAAATCAAAAAAAACAATTTAGAAGAAGCGCTCTCTAGCAGCCATTATTCCATGGGTGAATTGACTTTTAAAGAAAACGAGCTTTTAAGCATTGCTCCTAAAAATTTTGAATTTAATCATGAGCAAGAGCTGTATAACATTAGCGCCACTAATTACGATATTGCGATCGCCAGGCTTGATGAAGAAAAAGCGCAAAAAGACATCACTTTGGCTAAAAAAAGCTTTTTAGAAGATGTGAATGTTACCGGGGTGTATTATTTCCGCTCCAAACAATACTATAACTACGACATGTTTAGCGTCGCTTTGTCTATCCCTTTGCCCCTTTATGGCAAGCAGGCTAAATTAGTGGAGCAAAAGAAAAAAGAAAGCTTGGTGTTTAAAAGCGAAGTGGAAAACACCAAAAACAAAACGCGCCACCTGGCCCTAAAACTCCTTAAAAAATTAGAAACCTTGCAAAAAAACCTAGAATCGATCAATAAAATCATCAAACAGAATGAAAAAATCGCGCAAATTTATGCGCTTGATTTGAAGTCTAATGGCGATTACAACGCTTATTACAACGCTTTTAATGACAAGATCACTACCCAAATCACCCAGCTTGAAACCTTAAGCGCTCTAAATAGCGCTTATTTGTCTTTACAAAACCTTAAAGGATTAGAATGA
- the crdA gene encoding copper resistance determinant CrdA: MKKLAALFLISVLGVMSLNAWEQTLKANDLEVKIKSVGNPIKGDNTFVLSPTLKGKALEKAIVRVQFMMPEMPGMPMMKEMAQVSEKNGIYEAKTNLSMNGTWQVRVDIKSKEGQVYRAKTSLDL, encoded by the coding sequence ATGAAAAAGTTAGCCGCTTTATTTTTAATAAGCGTGTTGGGGGTTATGAGTTTAAACGCATGGGAGCAAACCCTAAAAGCCAATGACTTGGAAGTGAAAATCAAATCCGTGGGTAACCCCATTAAAGGCGATAACACTTTCGTGCTTAGCCCCACTTTAAAAGGTAAAGCTTTAGAAAAAGCTATCGTTAGGGTGCAGTTTATGATGCCTGAAATGCCTGGCATGCCAATGATGAAAGAAATGGCGCAAGTGAGTGAAAAAAACGGCATTTATGAAGCTAAAACCAATCTTTCTATGAACGGGACATGGCAGGTGAGGGTGGATATTAAATCTAAAGAGGGCCAGGTTTATCGCGCTAAAACAAGCCTGGATTTATAA
- a CDS encoding ATP-binding protein: protein MPLSCLHPFGPFETPKEPALNNPLLKAPSSDKICLLGPMKSGKTTFALKLAKDFKNPVYINYNDMRLNKNILSSWLLKWHLEKKMDLLILDRIDRLDFSLPKLPKIVLIPNYLSPITAPNFSLCYALGLDFKEYISFFKPNTPKNTLFNRFLRDGNALDSLFIENEKEKILKKQENIKSIFQAYAPLMAKICSHQSKFVSAFYLYTQLKKELKISKDTLYKLLHALEKQRIIFLAPSFENNKTKLYLCDFALPYSLTSSPSLLNIFENMVFLELYKQFPNHELYSHDNGIFILRENATNKLSLIAHAFPTPHFLEKQLLWCHKHGFLNIAVVSINAPILAANAPYKHLNFIDFSLDIQSILV, encoded by the coding sequence ATGCCCCTTTCTTGCTTGCACCCTTTTGGGCCTTTTGAAACCCCTAAAGAGCCGGCCTTAAACAACCCGCTTTTAAAGGCGCCTTCAAGCGATAAAATCTGTCTTTTAGGGCCGATGAAATCCGGTAAAACCACTTTCGCCCTCAAATTAGCGAAGGATTTTAAAAACCCTGTGTATATCAATTACAACGACATGCGTTTGAATAAAAACATTCTAAGCTCATGGCTTTTAAAATGGCATTTAGAAAAGAAAATGGATTTGCTCATTTTAGATCGTATTGACCGCCTAGATTTCAGCCTGCCAAAGCTTCCTAAAATCGTTCTTATCCCTAATTATTTAAGCCCCATAACAGCGCCCAATTTTAGCTTATGCTATGCGTTAGGGTTGGATTTTAAAGAATATATTAGCTTTTTCAAACCCAACACCCCTAAAAACACCCTGTTTAACCGCTTTTTAAGAGACGGCAACGCTTTAGATTCGCTTTTTATAGAAAACGAGAAAGAAAAAATCCTAAAAAAACAAGAAAATATCAAATCAATCTTTCAAGCTTACGCCCCCTTGATGGCTAAAATCTGCTCGCATCAATCTAAGTTTGTGAGCGCTTTTTATCTTTATACGCAACTCAAAAAAGAGCTTAAGATCTCTAAAGACACCCTTTATAAATTGTTACATGCGCTAGAAAAACAACGCATCATTTTTTTAGCCCCCAGTTTTGAAAACAATAAAACCAAATTGTATCTGTGCGATTTTGCCTTGCCTTATAGCCTGACTTCCAGCCCTTCGCTTTTAAATATTTTTGAAAACATGGTTTTTTTAGAGCTTTACAAGCAATTCCCAAATCATGAGCTTTACTCCCATGATAATGGGATTTTTATCTTGCGCGAAAACGCCACCAACAAGCTCTCTCTCATCGCCCACGCTTTCCCCACGCCCCATTTTTTAGAAAAACAGCTTTTATGGTGCCATAAACATGGGTTTTTAAACATTGCAGTCGTTTCTATCAACGCCCCTATTTTGGCAGCTAATGCCCCCTACAAACACCTTAATTTCATTGATTTTTCTTTGGATATTCAATCTATTTTGGTATAA
- a CDS encoding efflux RND transporter periplasmic adaptor subunit, whose translation MKRILWLALILFFNPLFANAQETQETKEAKSQTRFNISTTKVIEKEFSQSRRYYALLQPNEALIFSQTLRFDGYVEKLYANKTYTPIKKGDRLLSVYSPELAGVQSELLSSLKFNQQVGAIKEKLKLLGLENSSIEKIISSHKVQNEMTIYSRFSGVIFKKSPDLNEGSFIKKGQELFQIIDLSQLWALVKVNQEDLEFLKNTHKAILFVEGIKGTQEITLENINPIINPQDKMLEARFNVPNVKQLYYPNMFAQVEIFQKPQKMKILPKEAVLIKGGKAIVFKKDDFGLSPLEIKAVRLSDGSYEILEGLKAGEEVANNALFVLDADAQNNGDY comes from the coding sequence ATGAAACGGATTTTATGGTTAGCCTTGATTCTATTTTTTAACCCCTTATTCGCTAACGCTCAAGAAACTCAAGAAACTAAAGAAGCTAAAAGCCAAACTCGTTTCAATATTTCCACCACTAAGGTTATAGAAAAAGAATTTTCTCAAAGCCGGCGCTATTATGCGCTTTTGCAGCCTAATGAAGCGCTGATTTTTTCTCAAACCCTGCGTTTTGATGGCTATGTGGAAAAGCTTTATGCGAATAAAACCTATACCCCCATTAAAAAGGGCGATAGGTTATTGAGCGTGTATTCCCCTGAATTAGCGGGCGTTCAAAGCGAATTGCTATCATCATTGAAATTCAACCAGCAAGTGGGAGCGATTAAAGAAAAATTAAAACTACTAGGGCTAGAAAACTCTAGCATTGAAAAAATCATTAGCAGCCATAAAGTCCAAAATGAAATGACTATTTACTCTCGTTTCAGTGGCGTTATTTTTAAAAAAAGCCCGGATCTCAATGAGGGGAGCTTCATTAAAAAAGGGCAAGAGTTGTTTCAAATCATAGATTTAAGCCAATTGTGGGCGCTTGTTAAAGTCAATCAAGAGGATTTAGAGTTTTTAAAAAACACGCATAAAGCGATCTTGTTCGTAGAAGGGATTAAAGGCACGCAAGAAATCACGCTTGAAAACATCAACCCCATCATCAACCCACAAGATAAAATGCTAGAAGCGCGCTTCAATGTGCCTAATGTTAAACAGCTTTATTACCCTAACATGTTCGCTCAAGTAGAAATCTTTCAGAAACCACAAAAAATGAAGATCCTGCCTAAAGAAGCGGTTTTGATTAAGGGGGGGAAAGCTATCGTGTTCAAAAAAGATGATTTTGGTTTAAGCCCGTTAGAAATTAAAGCCGTCCGCTTGAGCGATGGGAGTTATGAAATTTTAGAAGGTTTAAAAG